ttgcttttttcGAACAATGTtcataacttttatttttaggtaAATATATGATTCTATCGAACGTATTAgtattttaaagaaaatatttcatcttTAATATAAGTACGTATTCATCGTATTACCTTTTGgttatttatgtttaaaaaaaatcaaagcctAAGTGTTGATGTGGAACGCAAGAAAGCcattgtaaacacaaatttttgtatttcaatttgataaaatacaaaacgcgttacaaagataatttgatagatttgaagataaagtttatgcgggttgcaatctctagttaatcctctgattcttctcttccatttgattcttgaacaagctcgaaggttattgaaatacttgatttgatgacgccaatccaagggacttaagtcgtgattttggattgaacgttgaacttgatttgatttgagaagaacgtccttagaattttgtaagaacgccttgaagctttcgaacttgatttgatttgatttgaagaacgtccttagaatttgtaagaacgccttgaagctttcgaacttgattgatttgatttgaggaagatcgttcttggaatttgtaagaacgccttgatcacttgaagatttgaaggtttgatcacttgaagatacttgaagaatacttgaagatttgaatgctcaaatacttgaagattcgaagaagaCTTGAACGCTTGAAGATTTCGaatgatacttgaagatttgaatgctcaaatacttgaagattcgaagaagacttgaacgctagatagaattcttcaagatacttgaatacttggaagaatacttgaactctccaattcttcGCCTCTTTCAACTtgcgatactagagagaattcttatGCTCTTCAATCTTCCGTTCCTTCACGTTGTCATTTATGAgctcccaacacctctatttatagattttagagatgggcttcatgggctttatgggctttgggcttcCATGTATGGGCTTTAGGGCCTTAGGTGtccataagcccattaattcatttatgttaaatattaattatatatctatttaatttaggaataaaatcccatttaataaaatagaaaatataattgaatatttaattcatgaatttacacgtggcatgatttaattcgacgacaaatttaattgtctacaaattgccccatcgagacttgtttatggacgaaatgcctttggtaatagacgagtctcgaaatttattttgatagtttaaactcttatcgaggagttcttgatttgaattttgtaaatagtttatactcatatttaggagttcttgaatttggatttgaatttgtaaatagtttatactcgtatttaggagttcttcatttgattttggaattttaaatagtttatactcgtatttaggagttcttgacttGGAtctgaatttgtaaatagtttatactcgtatttaggagttcttcatttgattttgaaattttaaatagtttatactcgtatttaggagtgcttgaatttgaattttgtaaatagtttatactcgtatttaggaattcttgaatttctttggatttataaatagtttatactcgtatttaggagttcttgaatttcttgggatttataaatagtttatactcgtatttaggagttcttcatttgattttgaaattttaaatagtttatactcgtatttaggagtgcttcaatttgaatttgaatttgtaaatagtttatactcgtatttaggagtgcttGAATTTGATGACCGATTAGGCTTTGTATTTTTAATCTGAACATATATTGACAATTGGCTATTTAATAGTAACATATAATTGCCCCACAAAAAGCCCACGTCCATTATTTGAAAAATTAACTCCAATTTTGGCTTGAAACTTATTTTGGGCTTCTCAAAGTTAAATTAGCCCAATTCTCCATGGAGTGAGTAATTTCTTGTCTTTGAGACTCAATCCCCATCATTGGACTAATTTTCTGCGGCAAGAAACCAGCACCTTTGATTCTAAAGCAGGAGAAAGCTGAGAAGTGACCTTATTCGAACTCTTCGCTGCCAACTTCCCTTTTTAATCCCATCTTGTCGTGGATAGAGGTTGAACAAATAGATGAAAATGGAGGGTATACTTTCGATAATTTGATGAAGGTGACAGCTTGCAAATTATGTTAAGGTATCAAACACCCATTTTGACAGAGTATTCTGCCCTCCACCTTTCACCATGGCCCAACCAATCAATTTAAAGTGTACTATTTCTGAAGTTTTGTTTTGAGGTTATAGTTTGTTGAAAGAGCCTTTGGCAGCCTGCAGAGGACTACCTTTTTCGAATGACATTGCTCATTTTTGCTGTGTTCTTCCAAACGTATTAAATGAATCTTAGGACCACATCCCTTTTAAGCTTTAACAGCTTGTTTTGAAGGGCCTTTCATAGCTGGAAGAATAGCTGGAACTCCACTCTTCGTACACTGACAGCTATGTTTAGGGATTTGGTAGTTATGATTTTGGTGAGAaatttgcctataaataaaGCCTTTAGCTGTCATTAGTTTCATTCCATCAATTCGTTTGTATCTTACTTCTTGCTTCATTGAGTGCAGCGGAGCTCCGGCCAAGATTTTTTTGCAGAAAATCGGAGCAAATTTGGCGGCTGTGGCGGCGTCGAAATGCTTCATTCTCTTATGAGCCGAGAGGAATGCTGAAGGGAGTCGGGGGCAGCTAGAAGTGCGGCAAAGAGCTTGGCAGCATCGgtaatttcctttttcttctccGTTAACTGAAACCTTGCAGGCGATGGAACAGAAGCGATTAGGCAAGTCTTGAATGTGCCTGCCACAAGCTTCACAGCAAGTGCCACCACCTTTTGTCTTTGAACTTTTTGCATCTTTTAGCTGAGGCCTTGGATTCAAATGTACTGCTTTCTCCCCATTTATTTTGTATGCTTGTATGAGAGAGCAGTCTAGATACGGCTGAATATCGTGGAGGCGAACGACATCGCGGTAGACGTATTTACAGATTTGCAGGAGGCGATGGAAGCAGCGGTGGTGCGGCGGCTGTAGGCTGGTGGCACAAGCTGGGCTGATTCATACAGCCAGTGCCGAAGCACGGGAATCGGACGGGCTTAAAGGGTGGCGCCTTTTTTTACCATTCTCGGGGCAGAGGCCGGATCTGGTCGTAGAGCGCGGAGGCGGTGTTGTCGAAGGCCGGCGGCATGCTCATGCCCCTTGGGTTGTCCCAGTTCCAGTAGGGCAGGGCGAAGGTGTTGTCGACGACGACGGTGACGCGCTTATCGTGCGCCATCCCTGGAGCATATCCCATCTCAAAATAGTAAGAACTTCTTTCCTTATTGTTCTCGAACCAGTTAGTTTTTTATGCATGGCACAATGTGAGCATGATATTGAACGAGACCCTTCGACTCTACCCTCCAGCAGTCGCGCTAAATAGGCAAGCATCGGAAGATGTTAAACTGGGAAGCCTCGACATTCCTGGTGACACAGAGATTTACATTGCCATGACTGCTGTCCATCATGATACTGAGATATGGGGAGACGATGCGGCGGATGTTCAGCGGCGAGCTGGGCCCCGAGCGCGACTTCTTTATCTACAGCCGCCACTTCAACCCCACCGTGCTCAACCTGGGGCGCCTCGATTGACATGTTCACGCCGCCGTGCTCGCCGAACTCGTGCCGGGCGGTCGCCAGCGCCGCCGCGGGGTCCTCCGCGTGCGCCGACTGGTGCTTCTTGGCGGCTGAGAAGGGGCGGAGCTCCAAGTATCGGCTACTGGAGCGACATCGTCCGGCTCCAGTTTCGGGTAGGGAGCATACTCGGCTGCATCAGTAGCAGCGGCGGTTTCAGAGTTGCAGGCGTTGGTTTGGGGCGCgatttcttcatcttcttggCCTTGAGGTCGGCGCCGTGGGGGTTCTTGGCGATGGAGAGAGTCGGGGAGCCGTGTGAGATGTAGAAGGTTTCTGGAATTGCGGCAGCCATCGCCGAGAGTAATTGATGATCGATTTGGATTGTGTTTGAGAAAATGAGAGAGATGGTGATGCTGCATGAGATTGATGATGAGAGGGTGCTGAAAAAAAACAAGCAatgggtagagagagagagaggcctttctttagtgaaaaaaaagtgggccgattttttttaaaaaaaaaaaaaaaacatagagaGATTGAGCAATGCTTCTTCATGGCTATTCGCTCGAGTTTTTTGGTTCGCCGGCTGGATGACCACTTCATCGTGGAGTCTTATGGTCCTCACCGCTTCAGCCGTCAATTTGGCTATTACCAAATCGTACCCAGCAGCCTTACTCAGAACATTCGAAGGACATCTTTGGACGAAGGTCTCAACCTTTGGCGCATGTGTTTGCTGCACAGATCGCGATCAAGGGCATGTTTTCCACGATCTTCTTTGGACATGAAGATACATTATTCAGTCGACTATAAGACTTGGTGGGATAGGACGTacagattttcttttgaaaacaAAATCTCTTCTCCGGCTCATATCACTTTTAAAAGAAAAGATCAGGAAGAAGCAATCAACTCCAAAGATGGAAAGAGGAAGGTCGTCTCTACCACCCTTATAGCTGATTCTGGTAGTAGCAATTCTGAGCGTAATtggaaaaagaagagaattGCGGGGTCCTCAAAACCGGCCGAGGGTCACGTTGAGGAAGAGCCAACTCTAGTGGATGCCGATGTGAACAAGGTCTTTCCTCATCTCTTATCTTCTTTTGTATTGATATATAATTTCACATTCTAATTGCATCTTCTTCTTGCCCTTTTGTAGGCTTTGAAAGAAGTGTTTGGAAATAATCTTGAGAAGGGCTCACCAATCGACTGTGTATCCATTGAATCCAATAAATCAAACGAGATTCCTTGTCTTGCTAAACAATCCCGCCCCCGACCAATGCCATCATGTGGGGCGCCTTCCGAGTTCAATGCCACACGCATGATCGATGATGAACTCAAGTCGTGCTGCAGGATCATCTGGGGAAAGCTTCGTGACAAGGTTGAGAGAACCAACGTCGAGTTTCTATCGGCGCTTGAAGACGAGATACGGAGTGGCATTTCCCGTATGAAGATTATTTGTG
The sequence above is a segment of the Salvia miltiorrhiza cultivar Shanhuang (shh) unplaced genomic scaffold, IMPLAD_Smil_shh fragScaff_scaffold_19_1, whole genome shotgun sequence genome. Coding sequences within it:
- the LOC131002777 gene encoding uncharacterized protein LOC131002777 — translated: MAIRSSFLVRRLDDHFIVESYGPHRFSRQFGYYQIVPSSLTQNIRRTSLDEGLNLWRMCLLHRSRSRACFPRSSLDMKIHYSVDYKTWWDRTYRFSFENKISSPAHITFKRKDQEEAINSKDGKRKVVSTTLIADSGSSNSERNWKKKRIAGSSKPAEGHVEEEPTLVDADVNKALKEVFGNNLEKGSPIDCVSIESNKSNEIPCLAKQSRPRPMPSCGAPSEFNATRMIDDELKSCCRIIWGKLRDKVERTNVEFLSALEDEIRSGISRMKIICGLDLFNLEDSIDELFSKATAFDKVRSASHEINEGHTLKVREVKVCLQEKFAKEKKDAANCDALKADLDELEKRKKELLVSLEQRSLILKTTRGEIKVLKEDLAKLEEASRNDEVLKNLEALKLSLESMQQILRDQDPFA